In the Dioscorea cayenensis subsp. rotundata cultivar TDr96_F1 chromosome 12, TDr96_F1_v2_PseudoChromosome.rev07_lg8_w22 25.fasta, whole genome shotgun sequence genome, one interval contains:
- the LOC120274053 gene encoding cytosolic sulfotransferase 15-like: MAIQPNYAPPFSQCFLSPRTQEDIERDEQIYNSYEKLSSQLPILDDWYPLTLQNYQSFWIHPSQVPSCMAVQSHFNPRPSDILIVTNPKSGTTWLRALSYATLHRHSFSISDHPLLTTTPEQCVPFLEGLFNYHTIPNISVLPSPTIFSTHLAFSLLPQSLDCRIVFLCRDPKDTFVSLWHLVQRLRISSSTEDKSIVELDFNKAFQLFSQGISPRGPFWDHVLGYWKESKRRPEKVLFLKYEEMMEDPVSHLRKLAEFMGCPFSMEEERDGVVEDIVKLCSFDNLRELEVNKDNKGSVESRRLPPSSFFRKGKVGDWVNYLSMEMVEKLDAITKEKLHGFGLSFESSAAVP; encoded by the coding sequence ATGGCAATCCAACCAAATTATGCACCACCTTTCTCACAGTGCTTCCTTTCACCAAGGACCCAAGAAGACATTGAAAGAGATGAACAAATCTACAACTCCTATGAAAAGCTCAGCTCCCAACTCCCCATCCTCGATGACTGGTATCCACTTACCCTCCAAAACTACCAATCCTTTTGGATCCATCCCTCCCAAGTTCCGTCATGCATGGCCGTCCAATCCCACTTCAACCCTCGTCCTTCCGACATCCTTATTGTTACCAACCCTAAATCAGGCACAACGTGGCTAAGAGCGCTCTCCTACGCAACCCTCCATCGCCACTCCTTCTCCATCTCTGACCACCCTCTTCTCACCACCACTCCCGAACAATGTGTTCCTTTCCTCGAAGGTCTCTTCAATTACCACACCATCCCTAATATTAGCGTCTTACCATCTCCCACCATCTTTTCTACTCACTTAGCTTTCTCTTTACTACCTCAGAGTCTCGACTGTCGCATTGTTTTTCTCTGCCGTGATCCCAAGGACACATTTGTATCACTGTGGCACTTGGTTCAGAGGTTGAGGATTAGCTCCAGTACTGAAGACAAGAGTATTGTGGAATTGGATTTCAACAAGGCATTCCAACTGTTCTCCCAAGGGATATCACCTCGTGGCCCTTTCTGGGACCATGTGCTGGGTTACTGGAAGGAGAGCAAGAGAAGACCTGAGAAGGTGCTCTTCTTGAAATATGAAGAGATGATGGAGGATCCAGTTAGTCATTTGAGAAAACTGGCTGAGTTCATGGGATGTCCATTTTCTATGGAGGAAGAAAGAGATGGAGTTGTTGAGGACATTGTCAAGCTTTGCAGTTTTGACAACTTAAGAGAGCTTGAGGTAAATAAGGATAATAAGGGCAGTGTGGAGAGTAGAAGATTACCACCATCTTCTTTTTTCAGGAAGGGGAAGGTGGGGGATTGGGTGAATTATTTGAGCATGGAGATGGTTGAGAAGTTGGATGCTATTACTAAGGAGAAGCTGCATGGATTTGGTCTTAGTTTTGAGTCTAGCGCTGCGGTTCCATAA